A single window of Leclercia adecarboxylata DNA harbors:
- the tatE gene encoding twin-arginine translocase subunit TatE, which produces MGEISITKLLVVAALVVLLFGTKKLRTLGGDLGAAIKGFKKAMNDDDATAKKADADIATEKLSHKE; this is translated from the coding sequence ATGGGTGAGATTAGTATTACCAAACTGCTGGTGGTAGCCGCACTGGTTGTCCTGCTGTTTGGTACCAAGAAATTACGTACGCTGGGCGGAGACCTGGGTGCTGCCATCAAAGGCTTTAAGAAGGCGATGAACGACGATGACGCCACGGCGAAGAAAGCCGATGCGGATATCGCCACTGAGAAACTCTCGCACAAAGAGTAA
- the lipA gene encoding lipoyl synthase gives MSKPIVMERGVKYRDADKMALIPVKNVATEREALLRKPAWMKIKLPADSSRIQGIKAAMRKNGLHSVCEEASCPNLAECFNHGTATFMILGAICTRRCPFCDVAHGRPVTPDANEPQKLAQTIADMALRYVVITSVDRDDLRDGGAQHFADCISAIREKSPSIKIETLVPDFRGRMDRALDILNATPPDVFNHNLENVPRLYRQVRPGADYNWSLKLLERFKEAHPEIPTKSGLMVGLGETNEEIVEVMRDLRRHGVTMLTLGQYLQPSRHHLPVQRYVSPEEFDEMKAEAMAMGFIHAACGPFVRSSYHADMQAKGEEVK, from the coding sequence ATGAGTAAACCCATTGTGATGGAACGTGGTGTTAAATACCGCGATGCCGATAAAATGGCCCTAATCCCGGTTAAAAACGTGGCTACGGAGCGCGAAGCGCTGTTAAGAAAACCGGCCTGGATGAAGATCAAACTTCCGGCGGACTCTTCGCGTATTCAGGGAATCAAAGCAGCGATGCGCAAAAACGGCCTTCACTCCGTTTGTGAAGAGGCCTCCTGCCCGAACCTTGCTGAATGTTTTAACCACGGCACCGCGACCTTCATGATCCTCGGCGCGATTTGTACCCGCCGCTGCCCGTTCTGTGACGTTGCCCACGGTCGTCCTGTTACCCCTGACGCTAATGAGCCACAGAAACTGGCACAGACCATTGCTGACATGGCGCTGCGCTATGTGGTTATCACCTCCGTTGACCGCGACGATCTGCGCGACGGCGGTGCACAGCACTTTGCCGACTGTATCTCTGCCATTCGGGAAAAAAGCCCGTCCATTAAAATTGAGACGCTGGTTCCTGACTTCCGTGGCCGTATGGATCGTGCGCTGGATATCCTCAACGCTACCCCGCCGGACGTGTTTAACCACAACCTGGAAAACGTGCCGCGTCTCTATCGTCAGGTTCGTCCGGGTGCCGATTACAACTGGTCGCTGAAACTGCTGGAGCGTTTTAAAGAAGCGCATCCAGAGATCCCAACCAAATCCGGTCTGATGGTCGGTCTGGGTGAAACCAACGAAGAGATCGTTGAAGTGATGCGCGACCTGCGTCGCCACGGCGTCACCATGCTGACGCTGGGCCAGTATCTGCAGCCAAGCCGCCACCACCTGCCGGTCCAGCGCTACGTGAGCCCGGAAGAGTTTGATGAAATGAAAGCCGAAGCGATGGCAATGGGCTTCATCCATGCTGCCTGCGGTCCGTTCGTTCGTTCGTCCTACCATGCCGATATGCAGGCGAAAGGCGAAGAAGTGAAGTAA